GAAGATTGCGATTATCAAACCCTATCGCCTGCCCTTTATAAGAGGAAATGCACTCTCTGTACATCGACTTATCTCAGGATTAAGGGATAGAAAAGTAGGTGTAAAAGAGATCTGTATCTCTGATTACAAATATAAGAGGGATATTTATAAAGATGTTTCCTCTTTTAAACCTGATCTTATTCATGGATTCCATGGATACAAAACAGGAAGAGTTGTTCTCTACCTAAAAAAAAGAATGGGTGTTCCGCTAATTATATCCCTTAGAGGAACGGACTTCAATCATGACCTCTTTAACAATAAAAGAAGGCCTCTTGTATTAGAAACATTGAGTTCTGTGGATATGATTATTGTCTTTGCCCCTTTTACCAAAGAGTTAATAAGAAAAGAGAATCCAGAGCTCAGTTGTGATAAAGTTCATATCATACCTCATGCTGTCAAACTCAAAGAAAACCCATATAACATCCTGGATGAATTGAATTTCAAGAAAGAACACTTTATCTTCTTTTTGCCTGGTGGTATCCGAAAAATAAAAAATGTTGAATTTTGTATAAAACCACTGAACAGGCTGAGAAAGAGCTATCCTCAAATTAAATTAATCTATGCAGGTTCAATCATCGAAAAAAGGATTGGTTTAAGATTCATAAAGAGGATTAGGAATTTAGACTGGGTCATTTATCTGGGTGCTGTTCCCCATGACAGGATGTATTCCCTTTACAGAGCCTCTGATGTAGTTATGAACACATCTCTATCCGAAGGAATGCCAAATTCCCTTCTTGAGGCCATGAGCCTAGGAAAGGCTGTTCTGGCCTCTAAGATTCCAGGGAATCAAGCAATCGTAAAAAATGAAGAGGATGGTCTTTTATTTGAAACAGAGAAAGAATTTATAAAAAAGGCAGAGAGGCTCATCAGGGATAAGGACTTAAGGAAAAGATTGGGCAGAGAGGCAAAAGAAAAGATAAAAAAATATCATACTCCTAGAGGAGAGCTGGATGAACATATGAAAATCTACAAAAGGCTTTTATCTTCTGGTTAAATATAATTATTACCTTCAAGCCTCATTCTTTTTGATTCCCAGAATGACATATCTTTTGCATCTTGGAATATCCGTTTTTTCATGGATGAGAGAATCTGTACAAAGTTTTTTTAAATATTCCAGTCTTTCAACTCCTGACTGGCTCAGATCCTGAACCTTTTCATCAATTATTTCTGTTATAAATCCGCTTCTTTCCATCATCTTTATGGTCTTCTTTATATCAAGAAAGTCAAATTGCTGAAATAACAATTTGGCCCTAGGTTTAAGATAATATGACCCCTTTAATATCATTTTATCCATAAAAAATCTGCCATCAATCCCCCCGTTTCTGGCAGTTGATAAAGGGTCATCAAGAAACATTCCAGGAGAAACAGGCATCATAGGCACATTTCCAATAATCAGGTCAAAAATACTCTGCCTTAAGCCTGAAAACATATCTCCAACGAATACCATAATCTTTTTATCAACTTTATTCAAAACAGCATTTTTTCTCGTACATATTGCACTTTGATAACTTATATCTGTTGCGATTACTCTTCTTGCCTTCTTGGCAGCAATAATCCCAAGAAAACCGCTCCCTGTTCCTAAATCTAAGACGAGATTTCCTTCATCAATGTAATAAGAGAGATGGTCTGCCAATAATATGGAACCAAAATGTGGGGGGATGACTTCAGGATCAAGAATAAATCTATTTTCTTTAAAAAGAAAGAGGTTTTCGCCTGATGTATTAATATGATTCATTAGAAACCATCCAAAAGGGTTTAATCAGAAAAGATGTTTTGCTCTTCCCGCTTATCCAATTCGTCGGTAAAATATCTTGGGCGCACCTTTTTATATTCTTTTACACTGATAAGGGAAAGGTATTCTTCTATCCCTGTCTTTTTCGATATGAGTTTAACGATTGCCTCGCATTCCTTTTGAGACCTTCCATGGACCATTGTATATATCGAGAAAGGCCAGCTCGGAAATACTGGTCTTTGATAGCAATGGCTAACGGCCTTAAATGAGGCCATTTCTTTTCCAATAGCTACTATTTTCTTTGAAGGAACCTTCCAAGCAACCATCATATTTGATTTAAACCCAGCCTTTCTTTGATTCAAAACAGCTGCAAAACGCTTCATTATCCCTCTCTTTTTAAAATTTCGTGCCTCTTTTATAATCTCTTTTTCATCTATAGCCAATCTATCAGCTATAAAAAGAAAAGGCCTCTTCTCCAAAGGAATATCCTCCTGAAACTCCCTTATCAATCGAATTTCAAGATCAGAAAAATTCGTTCTTTTCCCATCTTTGTTATCCTTATAATATTCTTTGCTCAATTCCTCATATAACAAATTAGGCTTTTTATTCAACATCATATCTAATCTGACTCCGATTTTAAACAGGCGAATTGCAGGTAATAAGAGAATATCTTCCCCCCTTACGATTTTTCCGAGCCTCTTAATTGTCCTATCCATAGAACTGTGTGGAGGAAGTGCCATTGTAAACCACAGATTATACGAATGATTTCGAGTATAGTTGTGACTCACCCCAGGATGTCTGCTAACCATTTCTGCTGCCTGGTCCAAG
This sequence is a window from Nitrospinota bacterium. Protein-coding genes within it:
- a CDS encoding glycosyltransferase gives rise to the protein MKIAIIKPYRLPFIRGNALSVHRLISGLRDRKVGVKEICISDYKYKRDIYKDVSSFKPDLIHGFHGYKTGRVVLYLKKRMGVPLIISLRGTDFNHDLFNNKRRPLVLETLSSVDMIIVFAPFTKELIRKENPELSCDKVHIIPHAVKLKENPYNILDELNFKKEHFIFFLPGGIRKIKNVEFCIKPLNRLRKSYPQIKLIYAGSIIEKRIGLRFIKRIRNLDWVIYLGAVPHDRMYSLYRASDVVMNTSLSEGMPNSLLEAMSLGKAVLASKIPGNQAIVKNEEDGLLFETEKEFIKKAERLIRDKDLRKRLGREAKEKIKKYHTPRGELDEHMKIYKRLLSSG
- a CDS encoding AsnC family transcriptional regulator, encoding MDILDKKLLNIIQSNFPLVIRPFLNLSKELGVSEEEIIERIKKLKSQKIIRQISAIFDSKKLGYQTALVGMKIKPRFLDQAAEMVSRHPGVSHNYTRNHSYNLWFTMALPPHSSMDRTIKRLGKIVRGEDILLLPAIRLFKIGVRLDMMLNKKPNLLYEELSKEYYKDNKDGKRTNFSDLEIRLIREFQEDIPLEKRPFLFIADRLAIDEKEIIKEARNFKKRGIMKRFAAVLNQRKAGFKSNMMVAWKVPSKKIVAIGKEMASFKAVSHCYQRPVFPSWPFSIYTMVHGRSQKECEAIVKLISKKTGIEEYLSLISVKEYKKVRPRYFTDELDKREEQNIFSD
- a CDS encoding HemK2/MTQ2 family protein methyltransferase, producing the protein MNHINTSGENLFLFKENRFILDPEVIPPHFGSILLADHLSYYIDEGNLVLDLGTGSGFLGIIAAKKARRVIATDISYQSAICTRKNAVLNKVDKKIMVFVGDMFSGLRQSIFDLIIGNVPMMPVSPGMFLDDPLSTARNGGIDGRFFMDKMILKGSYYLKPRAKLLFQQFDFLDIKKTIKMMERSGFITEIIDEKVQDLSQSGVERLEYLKKLCTDSLIHEKTDIPRCKRYVILGIKKNEA